In Solanum stenotomum isolate F172 chromosome 6, ASM1918654v1, whole genome shotgun sequence, one DNA window encodes the following:
- the LOC125866578 gene encoding uncharacterized protein LOC125866578 has protein sequence MLSHISASLSHTSSSTTAFFLSSTAKFLRPRCSFCPKPPFQFPIHQKRHRFVFSQSTAASMDSAATVDSVADDLKKQSLEVVEIKLKLKLEELNWDNSFVRELPGDPRSDSIPREVLHACYTKVLPSVPVNNPQLVAWSESVAELLELDPREFERPDFPLIFSGASPLVGAIPYAQNYGGHQFGMWAGQLGDGRAITLGEILNSKSQRWELQLKGAGKTPYSRFADGLAVLRSSIREFLCSEAMHGLGIPTTRALCLVTTGKDVMRDMFYDGNPKDEPGAIVCRVAQSFLRFGSYQLHASRGKKDFEIVRALADYAIRHHFPHLENMTRSESISSNTGEEDNSAVDLTSNKYAAWAVEVAERTASMIARWQDVGFTHGVMNTDNMSVLGLTIDYGPFGFLDSFDPSYTPNTTDLPGRRYCFANQPDVGLWNIAQFTSALSTAELLSDKEADYAMERYGNKFMDDYQDIMTRKLGLAKYNKKLIGELLKNMVSDTVDYTNFFRSLSNIKADPAIPEDQLLIPLKDVLLDIGMERREAWTSWIKSYIQELSTTGVLDEERKVSMNSVNPKYIVRNYLCQNAIDAAEQGDFGEVRQLLKVMQCPFDEQPGMEKYACLPPAWAHRPGVCMLSCSS, from the exons atgcTTTCCCACATTTCAGCTTCCCTTTCTCACACCTCTTCTTCCACCACCGCTTTCTTCCTCTCTTCCACCGCTAAATTTCTCCGACCCAGATGCTCTTTTTGCCCTAAACCCCCTTTTCAGTtcccaattcatcaaaaacgACACCGTTTTGTGTTTTCTCAGAGCACAGCAGCTTCAATGGACTCTGCTGCTACTGTTGATTCAGTTGCTGATGATTTAAAGAAACAAAGCTTAGAAGTAGTTGAAATTAAGCTTAAATTGAAACTTGAAGAGCTTAATTGGGATAACTCTTTTGTTCGTGAACTACCTGGTGACCCCAGAAGTGATAGTATTCCAAGAGAG GTGTTGCATGCTTGCTACACGAAAGTGTTACCCTCTGTACCGGTCAATAACCCTCAGCTTGTAGCATGGTCAGAATCAGTTGCAGAGTTACTTGAATTAGATCCTAGAGA atttgAGAGGCCTGATTTTCCCCTTATTTTCTCGGGGGCATCACCATTGGTGGGAGC GATACCTTATGCCCAAAATTATGGAGGACATCAGTTTGGCATGTGGGCCGGGCAGTTAGGGGATGGTAGAGCAATAACTCTTGgagaaattttgaattcaaagtcACAAAGGTGGGAGCTGCAGCTTAAGGGTGCTGGGAAGACCCCATATAGTCGTTTTGCTGATGGTCTTGCAGTGCTTCGTAGTAGCATCCGAGAATTCCTTTGTAGTGAAGCAATGCACGGTCTTGGAATCCCAACAACACGAGCACTTTGTCTAGTGACGACAGGAAAAGATGTCATGAGGGATATGTTTTATGA TGGAAATCCCAAAGATGAACCTGGTGCAATTGTCTGCAGAGTTGCCCAGTCGTTTCTGCGTTTTGGTTCTTATCAACTGCATGCCTCTAGAGGAAAAAAGGATTTTGAGATCGTCCGTGCTTTGGCAGACTATGCCATTAGACATCACTTCCCCCATTTGGAGAATATGACTAGGAGTGAAAGCATATCATCTAACACAGGCGAGGAAGACAATTCAGCTGTGGATTTAACTTCAAACAAGTATGCAG CATGGGCAGTGGAAGTTGCCGAGAGGACTGCGTCCATGATTGCCAGGTGGCAGGATGTTGGTTTCACACATGGAGTCATGAACACTGATAACATGAGCGTGTTAGGACTCACTATTGACTATGGTCCCTTTGGCTTTTTAGATTCTTTTGATCCCAGTTACACACCAAATACCACTGATCTTCCTGGCAGAAGATATTGTTTTGCAAATCAGCCAGATGTAGGTTTATGGAATATTGCGCAGTTTACCTCTGCTCTATCTACTGCTGAGTTGCTTAGTGATAAAGAGGCAGATTATGCCATGGAAAG ATATGGTAACAAATTCATGGATGATTATCAAGATATCATGACCAGGAAACTTGGTTTGGCGAAGTACAATAAAAAGTTGATTGGTGAACTACTCAAGAATATGGTCTCCGATACAGTGGATTACACAAATTTCTTTCGATCTCTATCAAACATCAAAGCTGATCCTGCAATTCCAGAGGACCAATTATTGATTCCTCTTAAAGATGTTCTCTTAGATATTGGTATGGAACGCAGGGAAGCCTGGACAAGCTGGATAAAGTCATATATACAAGAG CTCTCTACAACTGGTGTATTAGATGAGGAGAGGAAAGTTTCAATGAATTCAGTAAATCCAAAGTACATCGTCAGAAACTATCTATGCCAGAATGCCATTGATGCAGCAGAACAAGGCGATTTTGGGGAGGTTCGGCAGTTATTGAAGGTTATGCAATGTCCATTTGATGAACAACCTGGCATGGAGAAATATGCATGCTTGCCTCCAGCTTGGGCTCATCGTCCGGGTGTATGCATGCTTTCTTGTTCCTCATAA
- the LOC125868951 gene encoding non-structural maintenance of chromosomes element 4 homolog A-like, translated as MSNISELLKEKKSVMLDELFLMRNSFAHTVENLFALSFLVHDGQASISTDETGSRFACKIVPRSITHRGAVRHQFILRYDYNDWKMMQTLVPEGAELTPNRE; from the exons ATGTCAAACATATCGGAGCTcttaaaggagaagaaaagtgtCATGCTTGACGAACTCTTTCTAATGAGAAATTCCTTTGCTCATACTGTCGAGAATTTGTTtgcactttcttttttagtacACGATGGGCAGGCTTCAATCTCCACTGATGAAACTGGTTCTCGTTTCGCTTGCAAGATAG TTCCGCGGAGCATTACACATCGTGGAGCTGTGCGCCACCAGTTTATCTTGAGATATGATTACAATGATTGGAAG ATGATGCAAACTTTAGTGCCAGAAGGAGCAGAGCTAACACCAAATAGGGAATGA
- the LOC125866571 gene encoding pleiotropic drug resistance protein 1-like, translated as MEPTNSRGTSLREKIIRGSSLRGSSSSKRNSTNNSRWSGHDGEIFNRSTRDEDDEEALKWAALEKLPTFDRLRKGLLFGSQGASAEIDIHDIGFQERNKLLERLVKVADEDNEKLLLKLRQRIDRVGIDLPEIEVRYEHLTIEADAYIGSRALPTFINFITNFLEDMLNSLHILPSRKRKLTILNDVSGIIKPCRMTLLLGPPGCGKTTFLLALAGKLDSALKVTGKVTYNGHEMNEFVPQRTAAYISQYDLHIGEMTVRETLEFSARCQGVGSRYEMLVELSRREKAAKIKPDPDIDIFMKALATEGQEAVFVTDYVLKLLGLDICADTMVGDEMIRGISGGQKKRVTTGEMLVGPSKALFMDEISTGLDSSTTYSIVKSLRQYVQILNGTAVISLLQPAPETYNLFDDIILLSDEKIVYQGPREDVLGFFESMGFRCPDRKGVADFLQEVTSKKDQQQYWVRRDETYRFITSKEFAEAYQLFHVGRKLADEIAASYDKSKSHPAALSTQKYGIGKKQLLKVCTERELLLMKRNSFIYIFKFIQNMIMAVITMTLFFRTKMPHDTIEDGGKYAGALFFIVILIMFSGMIEIGLVIYKLPIFYKQRDLLFFPSWAYAMPSWILKIPIAFVEVGLSVFLTYYVIGFDPSPVRLFKHFLLLILVNQMTSGMCRFIGAAGRTMGVANTYGTFALLLLFGLGGFVLSRDDVKKWWIWGYWSSPLMYSMNSILVNEFDGKRWKHIAPIGTDSLGVAVVRSRGFFPNAYWYWIGVGALIGFTIIFNIFYSLALAYLNPFGKPQGMISEDSDDAKTTSTEKEVSTSEGQNKKKGMVLPFEPHSITFDEVTYSVDMPQEMKNQGATEDRLVLLNGVSGAFRPGVLTALMGVSGAGKTTLMDVLAGRKTGGYIEGSIKISGYPKKQETFARISGYCEQNDIHSPYVTVYESLVYSAWLRLPSDVDEKTRKMFVDEVMELVELTPLRSALVGLPGVNGLSTEQRKRLTIAVELVANPSIIFMDEPTSGLDARAAAIVMRTIRNTVDTGRTVVCTIHQPSIDIFEAFDELFLMKRGGKEIYVGPLGHHSCHLIRYFESIPGVSKIHDGYNPATWMLEVTNLAQETMLGVDFTDLYKKSDLYRRNKTLISELSVPRPGTKDLHFDNQYAQPFWIQCMACLWKQHWSYWRNPAYTAVRYIFTIFIALAIGTMFWDLGSKVGKKQDLFNALGSMYTPVFFLGFQNASSVLPVVAIERTVYYRERAAGLYSAIPYAFGQTFIEIPYVFVQAVSFGVIVYAMIGFEWTVSKFFWYLFIMFFTLLYFTFYGMMSVAITPNQHVAQIISVSGYGMWNLFSGFIVPRPSMPIWWRWYYWADPVAWTLYGLVASQFGDLQNKITDSDETAQQFLRRYFGFKHDFIEVAAVVTVAYAVVFAVTFALAIKVFNFQKR; from the exons ATGGAGCCAACTAATTCAAGAGGTACTagtttgagagaaaaaataattagggGAAGTAGTTTGAGAGGGAGCTCAAGTTCAAAGAGGAATAGTACTAATAACTCCAGGTGGAGTGGCCATGATGGGGAGATTTTTAATCGTTCAACGAGAGacgaagatgatgaagaggctCTTAAATGGGCAGCTCTTGAAAAACTTCCAACGTTTGATCGTTTGAGAAAAGGTCTCTTGTTTGGATCACAAGGTGCATCTGCTGAAATTGATATACATGATATTGGTTTTCAAGAAAGAAACAAGTTGCTTGAAAGGCTTGTCAAAGTTGCAGATGAGGATAATGAGAAGCTCTTGTTGAAACTCAGGCAAAGAATTGACAG AGTTGGGATAGATTTGCCAGAAATAGAAGTAAGATATGAGCATTTAACTATTGAGGCAGATGCATATATAGGAAGTAGAGCTTTGCCTACATTTATCAACTTTatcactaattttcttgag GATATGTTGAACTCTCTCCATATTCTACCGAGTCGAAAGAGGAAACTCACTATTCTTAATGATGTGAGTGGTATCATTAAGCCTTGCAGAATGACTTTGCTTTTAGGACCTCCAGGTTGTGGGAAAACTACTTTTTTATTAGCTTTGGCTGGAAAGCTTGACTCTGCCCTTAAG GTTACTGGAAAAGTGACCTATAATGGACATGAAATGAATGAATTTGTGCCACAAAGAACAGCTGCTTATATTAGCCAGTATGATTTACACATTGGAGAAATGACTGTGAGAGAAACCTTGGAATTCTCTGCCAGATGCCAGGGAGTTGGCTCGCGTTATG AGATGTTGGTTGAACTGTCAAGAAGAGAGAAAGCAGCTAAAATCAAGCCAGATCCTGATATTGATATTTTCATGAAG GCATTAGCAACAGAGGGACAAGAAGCCGTTTTTGTTACAGATTATGTTCTGAAG CTTTTAGGACTGGATATTTGTGCAGATACTATGGTGGGAGATGAAATGATAAGGGGTATTTCAGGAGGACAAAAGAAGCGCGTGACAACCGGTGAAATGCTTGTTGGACCGTCGAAGGCACTTTTCATGGATGAAATCTCAACTGGATTGGATAGTTCCACCACTTACTCAATAGTGAAATCTCTAAGACAATATGTGCAAATCTTGAACGGAACTGCTGTGATATCTCTCTTGCAGCCAGCACCGGAGACGTACAACTTGTTTGACGACATTATTCTACTATCAGATGAAAAAATTGTCTATCAGGGCCCTCGAGAGGATGTCCTTGGCTTCTTCGAGTCCATGGGCTTCAGATGTCCTGATAGAAAAGGCGTGGCCGACTTCTTGCAAGAA GTGACTTCAAAGAAAGATCAACAGCAATATTGGGTGAGGAGGGATGAAACTTACCGGTTTATCACCTCAAAAGAATTTGCTGAGGCATATCAATTGTTCCATGTTGGGAGGAAACTCGCGGATGAGATTGCAGCTTCATATGACAAGAGCAAAAGCCATCCTGCTGCTTTGTCAACTCAAAAGTATGGTATAGGGAAGAAACAACTCTTAAAGGTCTGCACTGAACGAGAACTCTTACTAATGAAGAGGAACTCATTTATTTACATCTTCAAGTTCATTCAG AATATGATTATGGCAGTCATAACAATGACCCTCTTTTTCCGTACTAAGATGCCCCATGATACTATAGAAGATGGAGGAAAATATGCTGGTGCCCTCTTCTTTATAGTCATTCTGATTATGTTTAGCGGAATGATTGAGATAGGCTTGGTAATTTACAAACTTCCTATCTTCTATAAGCAGAGGGACCTTCTGTTTTTCCCTTCATGGGCTTATGCAATGCCCTCATGGATACTCAAAATCCCTATAGCATTTGTTGAAGTTGGCCTTTCGGTGTTCCTCACTTACTATGTAATCGGATTTGATCCAAGCCCTGTAAG ATTATTCAAACATTTCTTGCTACTCATATTAGTAAACCAGATGACATCAGGAATGTGCCGCTTCATTGGGGCTGCTGGAAGGACCATGGGAGTTGCAAATACATATGGAACATTTGCTCTGCTTTTACTATTTGGATTGGGTGGATTCGTTCTTTCACGAG ATGATGTGAAGAAATGGTGGATATGGGGTTACTGGTCTTCACCGTTGATGTATTCTATGAATTCAATTCTTGTGAATGAATTTGATGGGAAAAGGTGGAAACACATTGCACCAATTGGAACTGATTCACTCGGAGTTGCAGTTGTAAGATCCCGAGGGTTCTTCCCAAATGCATACTGGTACTGGATAGGTGTCGGTGCACTTATTGGATTCACAATCATCTTTAACATCTTCTACAGTCTTGCACTCGCTTATCTCAACC CATTTGGTAAGCCGCAAGGTATGATATCAGAAGACAGTGATGATGCCAAAACAACGAGCACTGAGAAAGAAGTGTCCACTAGTGAGGGCCAGAATAAGAAAAAGGGAATGGTTCTTCCATTCGAACCACATTCCATCACCTTCGATGAAGTAACATACTCTGTTGACATGCCTCAG GAAATGAAAAATCAAGGTGCTACTGAGGATAGATTGGTTCTTCTGAATGGTGTAAGCGGAGCTTTTAGGCCTGGTGTTTTGACAGCATTGATGGGAGTTAGTGGTGCTGGAAAAACAACGTTAATGGATGTATTGGCCGGACGAAAAACAGGAGGATATATTGAGGGTAGTATCAAGATATCTGGCTATCCGAAGAAGCAAGAAACATTTGCACGTATATCTGGATACTGTGAACAGAATGATATCCATTCACCTTATGTTACAGTTTATGAGTCATTAGTATACTCAGCTTGGTTGCGTTTACCTTCTGATGTTGATGAAAAGACCAGAAAG ATGTTTGTTGATGAAGTTATGGAACTTGTGGAACTTACACCATTAAGGTCAGCGTTGGTTGGTCTGCCAGGAGTCAACGGTCTCTCAACCGAGCAACGCAAAAGGTTGACCATTGCAGTGGAACTAGTGGCAAACCCCTCTATCATTTTCATGGATGAACCAACTTCGGGGTTGGATGCAAGAGCTGCTGCAATTGTTATGAGAACTATTAGGAACACAGTTGACACAGGAAGAACCGTTGTTTGTACCATCCATCAACCTAGTATCGACATTTTTGAAGCCTTTGATGAG CTATTTCTAATGAAACGAGGAGGAAAAGAGATATATGTTGGTCCATTGGGTCACCATTCTTGCCATTTGATCAGATACTTTGAG TCAATTCCTGGGGTAAGTAAAATACACGATGGCTACAATCCAGCAACTTGGATGTTAGAAGTCACAAATTTGGCTCAGGAAACGATGTTGGGGGTTGATTTTACTGATTTATACAAGAAATCAGACCTTTATAGGAGGAATAAAACATTGATTAGTGAACTTAGCGTGCCTCGCCCTGGTACAAAAGACCTGCATTTCGACAATCAATACGCACAACCATTTTGGATCCAATGTATGGCTTGCCTTTGGAAGCAACATTGGTCATACTGGCGTAATCCTGCTTATACTGCAGTCAGATATATCTTTACAATCTTCATCGCCTTGGCCATTGGGACAATGTTCTGGGATCTTGGTAGTAAAGT GGGTAAGAAACAAGACCTGTTTAACGCTTTGGGATCAATGTATACTCCTGTTTTCTTCCTTGGTTTTCAAAATGCATCATCAGTGTTGCCTGTTGTAGCCATTGAGCGTACCGTATATTACAGAGAAAGAGCTGCTGGATTGTATTCTGCCATCCCCTATGCCTTTGGACAA ACTTTCATTGAAATACCGTATGTCTTTGTGCAAGCTGTTTCCTTTGGTGTTATTGTCTATGCTATGATTGGATTTGAATGGACAGTGAGCAAGTTCTTTTGGTACTTGTTCATAATGTTCTTCACTCTCTTGTACTTCACCTTCTATGGTATGATGAGCGTTGCCATTACCCCAAATCAACATGTTGCGCAAATTATCTCTGTCTCCGGATATGGAATGTGGAATCTCTTCTCAGGATTCATTGTTCCACGACCT AGTATGCCCATATGGTGGAGATGGTACTATTGGGCTGATCCTGTTGCCTGGACATTGTATGGTTTGGTTGCATCACAATTCGGAGACCTCCAAAACAAAATTACTGATAGTGATGAAACAGCCCAACAATTCCTTAGGCGTTACTTCGGGTTCAAGCATGATTTTATTGAAGTAGCTGCAGTTGTGACTGTTGCATATGCTGTTGTTTTTGCCGTCACATTTGCTTTGGCTATTAAGGTTTTCAACTTCCAGAAAAGATAG